GGCTGTAACTAATGATTGTTTTCAAAGCTGACCTATCTGTTCATTATTTTCCACGTTGAacaattagttgtttttttttaataaaatgtcagaaaaagctGAAAAATGTCAAGTAATGTTTCATGACGCCTAAGATGATGTCTCAAAGGTCTCAGATATTTTCCATTTACTGTCAAAGAGGACAAAAGAAGACTAAATATTCTTATTTAAGAGGAATCAGAAAAATACTGAAATTGATTAATTGATCAGAACAGTATCTATAATAGCAGGACTTTGCAGTTCTACTTTGACCATCATGTTAAATGTGCTCAGTGGATAAAGCTGTTTTTCAGATGATCGTAGgataaactgaagcactgtgagtGTGTCCTTGTGGGCAAAGACAGGCATTGAATCCATTAcctgttttactttttttccaacaTTAAATAGCCTTCACATTAATATAATGGTGGAGTATAACTGTTCAAAGGAAAATGAGACAGTCTCAGTGACTCTAGTGCAGTGTCTGTATTGATCACAACCCAGTGAATCTTCTTGTGTGTCATCCTTTTTATGACTGTAGGAGTCTGAGGAGGACCTGAATGGTACCATAAAATCCCATAAACCTGTCTGACTGCTATCCAATCTTATTCTTTCACAGACTCATCCTGTTCCACATCTGACTCTGGAGAGACCACCAGGGGCCCCTTTACGTATTACTTCCAACTGTCCATTAACAGACAGGAGGTCCAGCTCACATCTGGCCAGCTGTGGTTCTTTGCAGGTCAAGGGGTCACTGTGAACTCCTCAGCCCCCCTCTTCATGCTCACATCAGCCCAGCAGCTCCATCTGGCCGCAGAGactccgtcacagaccacctcAGATGGATGGACCACATATGACTTTGAGCAGACCTCGCTGGACTCCATGTCTGAGGGGCCCTTCCTGGTCCAGATCCGCTGTCCAACATGTCAGTGCCACTCAAGTGAGCCAGACAAGACCCCTTTCCTCCACCTCCACGCCGAGCCCCGAGGTCCAGTCCGCTCCCCACGCCGGGCACCTGTCACCATCCCCTGGTCCCCCTCAGCCGTAGACCTGCTCCAGAGACCCTCTCAGGAGCAGCACAGTGACTGCCATCGGGAGGCCATTGTAATCAGCTTTGACGAGCTGGGCTGGGACAGCTGGATCGTCGACCCCAAGTCCCTGACCTTCTACTACTGTCAGGGGAACTGCTCCGCCTGGGACCGGACCACCGCCTCCCTGGGCATCACACAGTGCTGCGCCCCGGTCCCGGGATCCATGAGGTCCCTGAGGATCATCACCACATCTGATGGAGGATACTCATTCAAGTATGAGATCCTGCCAAACATCATCCCTGAGGAGTGTACTTGTTTCTGAGCATTTATGTTTATAAAAGTCCATTTCATCCATattagaggattttttttttttttttttacaagggaCACCAGATCCAAGCATGACAAAGGCTATGTTTGAGTGGAATAGTGTGGGACAAAACACCAAtgctcctttaacccataaagacccagggctactttagtgtcagctcccaaatgattttttctttatatttaacctttctcaagtgatttatcaccatttcttataacattatcctctgtttttttttttttttttcatttttaagtgaaaatcagaaattttcttatatttaattcactgatcatgtagatgttcataaaagcttagaataAAATTGAGggctatatcagaaacagagaaaactgaagaaaaagggactttttgagtcaataactgaacttaaactaagtgtctttatccactgtcattgatccaactccatgggttctgcgaaagatggtgtttccacgttcactacagaacctctgaatgtccaaatgggtcatatctgatgaccgttaaaagacgacaaactgcattttacaccagttatttacgtgtactgataggattagtgaatcatcaggtattacacagtttagatccgtagatggttttggacatcagtagatgtttgggtctgtatggggaGGTTACATACTCAGCCTATAGCATGTGACAGACTTTCTGCTATTAATGTTGGTACAGTTTAGATATATACATTAAGGGAAAATTAAAGTTAAGTAAAGATAACATATGACTGACAATACTGGTGGTATGTCATTGTCTTAAATACATCTAAGTTACCTTATGTCTCAATCAGAAGCTTGGCAGACAATTATTCAGTCTGAAGACTTCACTGAAACGGACAGTTAAAATGCGACACCACTTGTAAAATACTGCTTAGCTTCATGAACCAGTATTCAGATCACAGTAGTATATGGAAACAGACCTTTTCCTTTTCCACATTTAGATGGAAACCTGACTATAATCTGCATTTTCCTCATGCATTCCCTTCAAAATCCAGACAGAAGGTTGTTAAATTGTGATGTATGCATTGAAATAAATTCAACTGAAACTGAAGTATTGAACATACGCTGCAGAGATGTTCTAAATCCTCTCTGTGGGCGGACTATCTAAAGAGCATCACCCCAAAtctgtttacatgtggatgaAATTTTAGTCATTTATCTCCAAAATGGATAAATCTCTGCACACTGATAGAAATTTTTGCAACCAGATGTCAAGTCCTTTCAAGAAAACATGTCAATATGGATGAAAATGACTGACATTGATCtaatatttttcatataaataacaataaatcttagttttcatttcatctttagTAAAACCAGCATTTTAACTTTGCATTGTGATTGTCACCTCTAGAGGGCAGTGTGAGTCTATTCTGCTATTGAAGGTTTCACTTCAGCACCTTCAGTTTGACAACTGAGACTGGTTCCTGTCATTTCATATTATTAAACCATATGATATGACAGGaatctcactttttttttattcatatcaaTAAGCAGGTCCTATCATTTCCGAAATAAGGTACCCTATTTTTCCACTATTTACATATTTGATAACTGCCCTCATGGTCAACCTATTTTTTCAGGCACCCAAGCATCAATATGCTTTAAGGCAGGAAAAATGTGGACTACACAAAATATTCATgttcaaatatatttatttactctgaAGACAAAATAATCTCTACagttacaaaaactacaaaacttgcaatagaaaaaaaagaacaagtacCATAGTCAAAATGGAATGTCGTACCTTaaaataagggggaaaaaaattaaaacaaaagtgAGATGAGATGATTATATGACTACAGCATCTTACAGCTCTCTGGCAACATTTCATTTCCAGTCAAAAACCATAAATTCGACCGACAGATGAATGGGTTTCATCTGTTTACACGGCACCAGGCTGTGTGTCAGCTCTGTCCTCAGCAGGCAACTGTCATCCTTTCCTCAGCTCGGTTGTgtcttttggttttttgttttttttttcctcttcggGATGCATGAAAAGCATCCGtgtttcagcacaaaaaaaaaaagaaaaagaaaagcagaagGAGTGGTGGTGCATGTCAAGGATGGAAAATATGGCTCACCGAAGAAGAATGTAAATTTGAAAAGACAAGGATGGAATTTTCTTTGTTGACAGGAGCCCAAAAGACAGATGTTTCCAGCTGGTTTCAAACAAAAATGATTGTTTTAAGCTTTTCTGCATGATGAGCATTGATAATCAGTTATACGACATTATTTAGGGAAGAAATTTACTTAAATTTACTTAATAGCCA
The sequence above is a segment of the Sphaeramia orbicularis chromosome 2, fSphaOr1.1, whole genome shotgun sequence genome. Coding sequences within it:
- the inha gene encoding inhibin alpha chain gives rise to the protein MVSSTVFVLGPLWVFTLAEACCPEETPREEVVSWFKERILDGLGLEEPPAATVRGPDEDTRKPSRRPPKRSRTTWVNEDIHLKHDTPEIIVFPSSDSSCSTSDSGETTRGPFTYYFQLSINRQEVQLTSGQLWFFAGQGVTVNSSAPLFMLTSAQQLHLAAETPSQTTSDGWTTYDFEQTSLDSMSEGPFLVQIRCPTCQCHSSEPDKTPFLHLHAEPRGPVRSPRRAPVTIPWSPSAVDLLQRPSQEQHSDCHREAIVISFDELGWDSWIVDPKSLTFYYCQGNCSAWDRTTASLGITQCCAPVPGSMRSLRIITTSDGGYSFKYEILPNIIPEECTCF